acaataaataaataagtatttaattatattatagtaCCTTTTAATACTAACCTATATATGTTATTGTAGTGCCTTAAAACTAAATATTTAGAgttattgatagtcaaagtttaaaaatttttatcACAACCCTTATTcaaaacgtcaagaattatAAAACCGGAGGAAATACTCCTTTCCAAGTTGGTTGGCCGTTACTCGTTACAAGCTATACTGCCATCACGCTCTTAAATGCATGCCAAAACATAATTATTATCAGGTTCATGCATTCATGCACTTTTAATTATTGCATTGAGCTGGATCGAGTTAGTTGATCTGCTATATCACTACCAATTACTTGTACTGTACTAGCTAGGAGTACTGTATAACATAATGGTATAGGATTGAGATCCAGTGGTATACTCGGTTCATTTTTTAATGTATAATATTGTTGATCTTGATGTAATGTTTAATCATGGTcttactaatatatatatatatatatatatatatatatatatatatatatatatatatatatatatatatatatatatatatatatatatatatatattgttttatcATCCAAAAAACTATCTTAACTTATACTTTCACAAATTTATATTGATAAATTAATGGTTAACTGTtatatgcaaaaaaaattaactgtCTTATACATTAAAAACCGAAGAtagtaataattaatattacTTTCTCATGTAATGCATGGTGCTGattacatatatgtgtttcaGATCATGTGGTGAGCAGGCATATTTATTGTCCTTTTTGTCATAATCTGTTAATCTTTGGAAGTCGAATTTGTAGTCACATCTTTACGAAGTGATATATTCCAATTTTTTCAATATTAATTTATGTTATTAATTTTAGAAATATATGTATAACTACTAAATTAGTTAATATGTAATAAACGAGTGCACGTCTGCTCGGGAGATTAACCCGCGTCTACCTAAAATGCGGGCACCAAATAAATAATTTAGCCAAAATTAAGTCAATCGGGGAACGTTAAACCTAGCCAATAaggctaattaattaacatgcggactactatatctatatatatatatataaacatgtaGCAACATGAATGTACATTAGCCCAGGCGCCCAGCAGCAAGCTGTACCTAGCAAGCGACAATGGCTACGGGGGCGGCGCCGCTCTGGTTCACCTCGCTGGccggcctcggcgccgcctacctcaccgtcgtcttcctccgcctcctcccttaCCTCGCCCTCTACCTCCGCCGGCCCAAGGACCTCCGCCGCTGCTACGGCGAGTGGGCCGTGGTCACCGGCCCGACGACGGGGCTCGGGCGATCCATGGCCATGGAGCTCGCCCGCCGCGGCTTCAACCTCGTCCTCCTCGACCTCGATCGGGATAACCTCCGCGAGGTGTCGGAGGCGATTCGCGAGGCccacgccggcgcggtggccacCAGGACGGTGGTGTTCGACCTGTCGACCgtcggcaccggcgccggcgaggaggggatgcggcggctgagggaggcggtggacggggtggaggTCGGGATGCTGGTGAACAACGCCGCCGTGGCGAGGCCCGGGGCGCTCTACTTTCACGAGGCCGACGTGGAGCGGCTGGTGGCGATGATACGGGTGAACGCCATGGCGCTGACGGCGGTGACCGCCGCCGTGCtgccggcgatggcgaggcgCGGCCGGGGAGCCATCGTCAACGTCGGCTCCggctccaccgtcgccgtcccGTCTTTTCCCTTGTACACTGTCTACAGCTCCACCAAACGGTACAAATGCGATACGCTACGCATGCGAGCGTTCAATATTTCGGAactaaatttctgaaatttcaggAATCTCGGAACACAAAACCAGCCCGAAAACTATTTctccagaatttttttttaaatctagCAAAAGTTGTTCAAATTTAGTCACAGATTATCATTCTTTTTCTCGGGCCGAAATAGTCTGAAGTTTCTTTGAAGCCCCAAAAATAAAATGTGCAAATCGATATATATAGAACCATGTGGTATGCATGCATCCAAcaaaatatatacatttatgtAGCTTCAGTCAACCGACCAAATAGCAAAAGCAATATAGAAAAAGTATTTCCATCACTGGAGAGGGCATCCCCATCCCCTCTATTTTTTTATAGGCTACCTAAATagtttataatttataaatattttttataaaaattgaaagataaatatattacttcataaactgcaagttcaaatttaattattttttttataatttctagaaattaaatttgaccatgcattttttagttttttttgaagtgatatatattttctcttgtctattctttttcaaaaaatgaTAATGGGGACGTTCACTCGAGAGATAAAAATCCATCTCGGCAATATATACCACTACTGCACTAGCATATGAGTTGATTAACTCCCTGCAAAATCTTGCCCtgaatttttctagaaaatggGTAAACTTGCCCTGAATGGATTAATGACAGGTACGTGGAGCAGCTGTCGAAGAGCCTGTACGTGGAGTACAAAGGGAAGGGGATCGACGTGCAGCTGCAGGTGCCCTTCTACGTCCACACAAACatgctctccgccgccatcaagGACAGGATGCTGCTGCCGGCGTTCGTGGCGACGGCCGACGACTacacgcgggcggcggcgcggtgggtgGGGCACGGCCACATCGCCGTCCCCGACGCCGGCCAGCAGCTGCAGTGGTTCCTCGCCGCCTTCGTGCCGGACTTCGCCCACGACTGGTATCGCCTCCGCAAGCACCTGCAGCACCGGGCCATCCTCTGGAACCTCATTTAATTTCATCCATATTTTGGCCCTGTTTGGATATAGGGAAGTTTAGTctgtcacattaaatatttgggCACTAATCTTGAGCATTAAATATACACTAATTACAAGACTAATTACACAGATGGAGGCTAATTTGCAAAATGGATCTATTAaccctaattagtccataatttaacaatgtagtgctacactAAATAAgtgctaatcatagattaattaggcataatagattcgtctcgccaAGTAGCCTctatctgtgtaattagttttgtaagtagtctgtgtttaatacttcaaattaatGTTTAAATATCTAATGTGACAGTGACGAGCTAAAGTTTAATCACTAGATCCAAACAAGCCCTTAACTGGcagaaaatttttttttacctcaaaTCTCTTGAACAATCCACCAGTCAATCAAGcaatatatatgcatttttattttctttttgcataTATAGTTGTTGCATATATGTTAATGGTTTAGTGTGGCGATGAAGTTTGTGAGTGTGTTACTCCACCAACTAAGGTTTAAATAATGATCCCTgatgtatatataaaatatggTTCTGTACATGTGTCCTTTTAATTATTGatatgtacttcctctgtttcacaatgtaagtcattctagtatttccaacatttatattaatgttaatgaatctagatagatatatatatgtctagatttattaacattaatataaatgtggaaaatgatagaatgacttacattgtgaaacgggggAGAACGTGTTATCCTTCCAAGTTATCCTTCCAATACTACTTGTCCTTGCTCATCATGCATGTATGAATGCATCAAGAATTTTGGAGGTTCTCAAAATGGGTCTCATGCATGCGTGATAACTGATAAGTATATATGCATGGTCCTAACGTTGGACGTGAGGATATGTAAGTGTCCCAAGTGTATTCAATTAATTAGATGTGCATCACCATTGTTGAATTTTCTGGACAGAATGTATCGTGCTACGTACTATAGAGCTCAAATTAAATGTCCACCACGAGTTAAACATTGATGTGATGGATTTTcgaaagaaaataaatatgtaTGAATGTGATATCCCAACAGTGGAATTTTCCCCTACAAATTGcaatatggaaaaaaaagagagaaatattaTGATCTACAGAGATTTCATATAATTTAAGATGGACTGGGATTATTGAGTTGACTGCTGAGTGTCCGTACGTTGCAACGGATGGAAAAGCTATACatcaatttgaatttcaaattacaCCGATTAAAATGATGTCAAATAATCATTGAGTTAGTTTGTTCTAACGAAATTTAGAGTAGCACAAACACTAATTATGCCATAACTTTACAGTCTTCATATATTAGTAACAAAGAACAGCGAAAACAGTTGAATAAAACGCTCGTAAGGAGGCGCAACCACGTATATAAATATTTCAAATGATTGTTCTCATTATTGTGGTTTAAAATTAATTGTATGGGTCGTGAAACTGAGACAGCGTTTAGTTCTTtggtcaaaatttttttaaagtacatagacacacatttgaatattaaacgtagactaataataaaataaattacagattccgcctgtaaactgcgagacgaatatattaagcctaattaatccatcattagcaaatatttgctGTAGCattatattatcaaatcatgacgcaattaggctcaaaagattcatctcgcaatttacatgcaaactgtacaattgatttttttttcatccatatttaatgctctatgcatgtgtccaaacatttgatatgatatttttagtcaaaaaattttgggaactaaacacacctgaATAGGCAAAACCATCCATAGACATTACAAATAATATAATTTTCCAAACTCTTTTCAGTGGATTGTAATTTTGGTACTGATGAAGTTGATTACAAATCTTTGTATATTCCACAAAAACTAATATATGCCTCGTATGAAATGGGTGACAAACTATATTAGTTCTTCCTGTTGCAGTCATGAAAACACCAAATTGTATCCCTGACCACAAGCCCGCATGCAGAGCAATATCTTCTGACTACAACCAACATTTGCAGCCTCCAAATATTGATGATCAGCTAAACACAACTAAAAACCAACAAAGAAGCTGGCAAAATCTCTCAACAATGGCCTGCATTTTTAAAATGAAGTAAAAACACACACTTACGGTGGCGGGGAGGTACGGGGGCGACAGATCTGGCTCTGGTGACGATCCAACCCTAGCCCCCTACACCTCCACGACAATGAGGACAAGGTCAACAACGGCATCGAGCAACGACGGGGATGAcgaggagggtggcggcggcttct
This window of the Oryza sativa Japonica Group chromosome 4, ASM3414082v1 genome carries:
- the LOC4334949 gene encoding very-long-chain 3-oxoacyl-CoA reductase 1, which encodes MATGAAPLWFTSLAGLGAAYLTVVFLRLLPYLALYLRRPKDLRRCYGEWAVVTGPTTGLGRSMAMELARRGFNLVLLDLDRDNLREVSEAIREAHAGAVATRTVVFDLSTVGTGAGEEGMRRLREAVDGVEVGMLVNNAAVARPGALYFHEADVERLVAMIRVNAMALTAVTAAVLPAMARRGRGAIVNVGSGSTVAVPSFPLYTVYSSTKRYVEQLSKSLYVEYKGKGIDVQLQVPFYVHTNMLSAAIKDRMLLPAFVATADDYTRAAARWVGHGHIAVPDAGQQLQWFLAAFVPDFAHDWYRLRKHLQHRAILWNLI